One window of the Nocardia huaxiensis genome contains the following:
- the guaA gene encoding glutamine-hydrolyzing GMP synthase, producing the protein MAETQRPVLVVDFGAQYAQLIARRVREASVYSEVVPHTITVEEIAEKQPLAVILSGGPSSVYAEGAPQLDARLFDLDLPVFGICYGFQAMAQALGGTVSHTGTREYGRTDLSVDGGVLHGGLPTRQPVWMSHGDAVTDAPAGFEVTATSAGAPVAAFEDRARKLAGVQYHPEVLHSPHGQQVLSRFLHEMAGIPGQWTPANIADALINQVKEQVGDGHAICGLSGGVDSAVAAALVQRAIGDRLTCVFVDHGLLRAGEREQVQRDFVASTGAKLVTVDAVDKFLGELKGVTDPEEKRKIIGREFIRSFEDAVAQVVGEQGESKVEYLVQGTLYPDVVESGGGAGTANIKSHHNVGGLPDDLEFSLVEPLRLLFKDEVRAVGRELGLPEEIVARQPFPGPGLAIRIIGEVTHDRLELLRQADAIAREELTAAGLDKSIWQCPVVLLADVRSVGVQGDGRTYGHPIVLRPVSSEDAMTADWTRLPYEVLERISTRITNEVAEVNRVVLDVTSKPPGTIEWE; encoded by the coding sequence GTGGCAGAAACCCAGCGACCAGTCCTTGTAGTCGACTTCGGTGCGCAGTATGCGCAGCTGATCGCGCGCCGGGTGCGCGAGGCCAGCGTCTACTCCGAGGTGGTCCCGCACACCATCACGGTCGAGGAGATCGCGGAGAAACAGCCGCTCGCGGTGATCCTTTCGGGTGGCCCGTCCAGCGTGTACGCCGAGGGCGCGCCGCAGTTGGACGCGCGGCTGTTCGATCTGGATCTGCCGGTCTTCGGCATCTGCTACGGCTTCCAGGCCATGGCGCAGGCACTCGGCGGCACCGTCTCGCACACCGGGACCCGCGAGTACGGCCGCACCGATCTGAGTGTGGACGGCGGTGTGCTGCACGGCGGTCTGCCGACCCGGCAGCCGGTGTGGATGAGCCACGGTGACGCGGTCACCGACGCGCCCGCCGGTTTCGAGGTCACCGCGACCTCCGCGGGCGCTCCGGTCGCCGCGTTCGAGGATCGCGCCCGCAAGCTCGCCGGCGTCCAGTACCACCCCGAGGTGCTGCATTCGCCGCACGGCCAGCAGGTGCTGAGCCGCTTCCTGCACGAGATGGCCGGCATTCCCGGGCAGTGGACGCCCGCCAATATCGCCGACGCCCTGATCAATCAGGTCAAGGAGCAAGTCGGCGACGGCCACGCGATTTGCGGTCTGTCCGGCGGTGTCGACTCCGCGGTGGCCGCGGCCCTGGTGCAGCGTGCCATCGGTGACCGTCTCACCTGTGTGTTCGTCGATCACGGTCTGCTGCGCGCGGGTGAGCGCGAGCAGGTGCAGCGCGATTTCGTCGCCTCGACCGGCGCCAAGCTGGTGACCGTGGACGCGGTCGACAAGTTCCTGGGCGAGCTGAAGGGCGTGACCGACCCCGAGGAGAAGCGCAAGATCATCGGCCGGGAGTTCATCCGCTCCTTCGAGGACGCGGTCGCTCAGGTCGTCGGTGAGCAGGGCGAGAGCAAGGTCGAATACCTGGTGCAGGGCACCCTGTACCCGGATGTCGTCGAATCCGGCGGCGGCGCGGGCACCGCCAATATCAAGTCGCACCACAATGTCGGCGGCCTCCCCGACGACCTCGAGTTCTCCCTCGTCGAACCGCTGCGCCTGCTCTTCAAGGACGAGGTCCGCGCGGTCGGCCGCGAGCTCGGCCTGCCCGAGGAAATCGTTGCGCGCCAGCCCTTCCCGGGCCCCGGCCTCGCCATCCGCATCATCGGCGAGGTCACCCACGACCGCCTCGAACTGCTCCGTCAGGCCGACGCCATCGCCCGCGAGGAGCTCACCGCCGCCGGCCTGGACAAGTCGATCTGGCAGTGCCCGGTGGTCCTGCTCGCGGACGTCCGCAGCGTCGGCGTCCAGGGCGACGGCCGCACCTACGGCCACCCCATCGTCCTGCGCCCGGTGTCCTCGGAGGACGCCATGACCGCGGACTGGACCCGCCTGCCCTACGAAGTCCTGGAACGCATT